The proteins below come from a single Gemmatimonadota bacterium genomic window:
- the meaB gene encoding methylmalonyl Co-A mutase-associated GTPase MeaB, with amino-acid sequence MKLLDRFLAGDRTALSRVITLLENDRDRRSAILDVLHPRSGNARRIGITGPPGSGKSTLTDRLSARFRKNGRTVGIIAVDPTSPFTGGALLGDRLRMQGSWDDPQVFMRSQAEGSHSGGLSEATPYAMTALDAFGKDVIIVETVGVGQSALDVTDVSDTTVVLLTPESGDSVQAMKAGLMEIADVLVVNKSDREGADRFASELKTIVDMGRWEEGWKPPVLSASARDDTGIDDLYERLDAHRDYLAEEGRLQARRLRQERTAIEKALGEWWHGRLTALRDAGDLMDRLSERVARGELSPLAAARELAEGMAD; translated from the coding sequence ATGAAACTACTCGACCGTTTCCTTGCCGGAGACCGGACCGCCCTGTCCCGCGTCATCACCCTGCTCGAAAACGACAGAGACCGGCGTTCCGCCATTCTGGATGTGCTGCATCCCCGTTCCGGCAACGCCCGCCGCATCGGAATCACGGGCCCGCCCGGTTCCGGCAAGAGCACCCTGACCGACCGCCTCTCCGCCCGGTTCCGCAAGAACGGCCGCACGGTAGGGATCATCGCGGTGGACCCGACCAGTCCCTTCACCGGCGGCGCGTTGCTCGGCGACCGGCTCCGCATGCAGGGATCGTGGGACGATCCGCAGGTTTTCATGCGCAGCCAGGCCGAAGGAAGCCATTCCGGCGGACTTTCGGAGGCGACGCCTTACGCCATGACGGCCCTTGACGCCTTCGGCAAAGATGTTATCATTGTGGAGACCGTAGGCGTAGGCCAGTCCGCCCTCGATGTTACCGACGTCAGCGATACGACCGTCGTCCTGCTCACGCCGGAATCGGGCGACAGCGTTCAGGCCATGAAGGCCGGCCTGATGGAGATCGCCGACGTGCTGGTCGTCAACAAGTCCGATCGCGAAGGCGCGGACCGGTTCGCCTCGGAATTAAAGACGATCGTGGACATGGGGCGGTGGGAGGAAGGCTGGAAACCGCCCGTCCTCAGCGCCAGCGCGCGGGACGATACCGGTATCGACGACCTGTATGAGCGCCTGGACGCCCACCGGGACTACCTCGCCGAAGAAGGCAGGCTGCAGGCGCGCCGGCTGCGCCAGGAGCGCACGGCCATCGAGAAAGCGCTCGGCGAATGGTGGCACGGCCGGCTGACGGCGCTTCGGGACGCCGGAGACTTGATGGACCGCCTTTCCGAACGCGTAGCCCGCGGGGAGTTGAGCCCGCTGGCCGCCGCCCGGGAATTAGCGGAAGGCATGGCGGATTGA